The genomic window GGATCTCGCCGGAGCGATCCGATTCGATCTTCGCGAATCCGTCCGAGCCGGCCGTTCCCGCGAGGAGCCACTCGGTCGCGTCGAGGTACTCCCACGGGCGGCGCACGTCGGCGACGTGTTCGTGTTCGATCGCGTCGATGGCCGCGTCGGCAGCGAGGTCGCGTGCGACCTCGACCGCCGCCGTCGGCGGGCGACCCTCGAACGCGTCCGCCGGTACCACCAGCGGACGGACTTCCGGGCCGTCGAGCGGCGGTAGCGGTTCCGCGGGGCGCCGGAGATACGCCGCGCTCCGGCGCCCGAGCGCGTCGAGCGCGCCCGGGGAGACGATAGCGGTCGCGGGCAGCCGGATCACGCGGTCGTGCGCGGTCGGCGGATCCGCCCGTTCCGTCGTCACGATCTCCGGGTACCGATCGAGTAGCCGCCGCTGAACGGTCGGTGCGACGCCCGTAACCAGGAGTTCGTCGACGCCGGCACGCACCATCGAATCGGCGGCCCGGACGGCGACCGGCGTCCCGGCAACCGACACCTGCGCTGCGTGTGTCGACGGCGCGTACGCGGTCCCGATCTCCCCTTTCGACGCAAGTACCCCGAGCATACCCGGCTGTTACTGTCGGACCTACTTGTATTGTTATAGAGATTATATGTGTGGTTAGGTAGCGACCCACTCGATCTCGCGCTCGACCGGCTGCCTACCCGCCAGGTCACGGGTCGACCGAGATCCGGTTGATTTGGGGGATAGAGGCGTTTAACCTCCGGTCCTCGAACGTAACAGCCTAATAACAATGCCCGACTGCCGGGATTGGCGCATGTTACCCCGGACGCTATCCGTTCGGCCTGACCATGATCTGTACACACCACCGCGCCGGACTGACGGCACGACGACAGGAGGAAC from Halobaculum magnesiiphilum includes these protein-coding regions:
- a CDS encoding glucose-1-phosphate thymidylyltransferase, whose amino-acid sequence is MLGVLASKGEIGTAYAPSTHAAQVSVAGTPVAVRAADSMVRAGVDELLVTGVAPTVQRRLLDRYPEIVTTERADPPTAHDRVIRLPATAIVSPGALDALGRRSAAYLRRPAEPLPPLDGPEVRPLVVPADAFEGRPPTAAVEVARDLAADAAIDAIEHEHVADVRRPWEYLDATEWLLAGTAGSDGFAKIESDRSGEIHPDAELTGPIAVREGATVRSGAVIEGPALVMPGATVGPNCYVRANSFISNDTKIGAAVELKNSVIMNDANVPHQSYVGDSVVGPRANVGAGSLVANLRHDGEQVTLTHADRRVRTGRRKFGAVIGEGAKLGIGTRLNVGTVVGANATTAPGEVVRRDVTTEDP